Proteins from one Hydrogenophaga sp. SL48 genomic window:
- a CDS encoding type IV secretion system protein VirB3 produces MRKDVLFRGCTRPPMILGVPYIPFLVGAGGPLLLAMYISLYLLLLIPFIIFVMRMAAKRDEMIFRLIGLHLVFRFLPRNSTNYGGAWVFGPGKNLYRRRKMIDYIE; encoded by the coding sequence ATGAGGAAAGATGTCCTCTTTCGAGGGTGCACTCGGCCACCCATGATTCTTGGTGTGCCATACATACCTTTTTTGGTTGGTGCTGGTGGGCCATTGTTGCTTGCAATGTATATCTCTTTGTATCTGTTGCTTTTGATCCCATTTATCATTTTTGTCATGAGGATGGCTGCCAAGAGAGATGAGATGATCTTTCGTTTGATCGGGCTTCATTTGGTTTTTAGATTTTTACCTCGAAATTCAACCAATTACGGTGGTGCTTGGGTCTTTGGTCCTGGTAAAAACTTATATAGACGGCGCAAGATGATTGATTATATTGAATAG
- the folP gene encoding dihydropteroate synthase, whose amino-acid sequence MRWITTRFDIDLNSPKVMGIVNVTPDSFSDGGQHAVASAALLHCEQLINEGAHILDIGGESTRPGSPALSLDEELTRVLPVVREAVKLGVPVSVDTYKPEVMRAVLDLGVDIVNDIWALRQGDALGVVASHPRCGVCLMHMHRDPQTMQVAPMEGDVLSQVAEFLMGCAQALGNIGVARDRIALDPGIGFGKTVEQNFSLLGRQNELLALGYPILAGWSRKSSLGAVTGRPVPAERVSASIAAALLAVERGASVVRVHDVHQTVDALKVWLAMQASEKHAA is encoded by the coding sequence ATGCGCTGGATCACGACTCGTTTCGACATCGACTTGAATTCGCCCAAGGTTATGGGCATTGTCAACGTCACGCCTGACTCATTTTCTGATGGCGGACAACATGCTGTTGCCTCAGCCGCTTTGCTTCATTGTGAGCAGCTGATCAACGAGGGCGCACACATTTTGGACATCGGCGGCGAGTCGACCCGCCCCGGCAGCCCTGCCTTGTCGCTGGATGAGGAGCTGACCAGGGTGCTGCCAGTGGTGCGCGAAGCGGTCAAGCTGGGTGTGCCCGTGTCGGTCGATACCTACAAGCCGGAGGTGATGCGCGCCGTTCTGGACCTGGGCGTTGACATCGTCAACGACATCTGGGCTTTGAGGCAGGGTGACGCATTGGGCGTCGTGGCTTCTCACCCACGCTGCGGTGTGTGTCTCATGCACATGCATCGAGATCCTCAGACCATGCAGGTGGCGCCGATGGAAGGCGATGTGCTGTCACAGGTCGCCGAGTTTTTGATGGGATGTGCCCAGGCATTGGGCAATATTGGCGTTGCGCGCGACCGGATCGCCCTGGACCCGGGCATTGGCTTTGGCAAGACGGTGGAGCAGAACTTCTCGCTGCTCGGACGCCAGAACGAGTTGCTTGCGCTGGGGTATCCGATACTGGCGGGCTGGTCGCGTAAGTCTTCGCTCGGCGCCGTCACTGGGAGACCGGTTCCGGCCGAGCGCGTGTCGGCCAGCATCGCCGCAGCCCTGCTGGCCGTGGAGCGGGGTGCCAGCGTTGTTCGGGTGCACGACGTGCATCAGACGGTGGATGCATTGAAGGTGTGGTTAGCTATGCAAGCCTCAGAGAAACACGCAGCCTGA
- a CDS encoding M3 family metallopeptidase, which yields MNISVDNPLLDFSGLPLFDAIAPDHVAPAVDALLKEANAALETVTADDFPSDWTAISRVLDVATERLSRAWGSVGHLNSVADTPALRAAYNEALPRVTEFWTRLGSDERLFNKYRSMDLTRLNAEQAQAHRNAMRSFVLGGAELQGEARERFAWLQERQAELGQKFSENALDATDAFSLVVPAEEMAGVPPDVLQATSAAALADGQAGHKLTLKMPCYLPVMQFAHSSGLREKLYRAYVTRASDQAPDDAQRFDNAAIMAELLALRHEEALLLGHRHYADVSLVPKMAQSPEQVVSFLRDLGHKARPYAEQDLADLRVFASTELGLNDPQAWDWPYIGEKLKEARYAFSEQEVKPYFTAPKVLAGLFQIVETLFEVAIRRDTAPVWNPGVEFYRIERNTSAGTQLVGQFYLDPAARTGKRGGAWMDDVRARWLRPDTGALQTPVAHLVCNFAEGVNGKPPLLTHDDVITLFHEFGHGLHHLLTQVNERDVSGISGVEWDAVELPSQFMENFCWEWDVLKHMTAHVDTGEPLPRVLFDKMLAAKNYQSGLQTLRQVEFSLFDMLLHSQTPPADSGEAILALQQQVRDEVAVLQPPAYSRTPHTFSHIFAGGYSAGYYSYKWAEVLSADAYAAFEEAAKAGGHSTLDVATGRRYREAILEAGGSRPAMESFKAFRGREPGIDALLRHQGMA from the coding sequence ATGAACATTTCCGTTGACAACCCTTTGCTGGACTTCTCGGGTCTGCCGCTTTTTGATGCCATTGCGCCCGATCACGTGGCACCCGCGGTCGATGCACTGCTGAAGGAAGCCAACGCCGCGCTTGAAACCGTCACGGCCGACGACTTCCCCAGCGACTGGACGGCGATCTCTCGGGTGTTGGACGTTGCAACGGAACGACTCTCGCGGGCCTGGGGATCGGTCGGGCACCTCAACAGCGTGGCCGACACGCCCGCGTTGCGTGCGGCCTACAACGAGGCGCTGCCGCGTGTCACGGAGTTCTGGACCCGCCTGGGCTCGGACGAGCGGCTGTTCAACAAATACCGGTCGATGGACCTGACCCGCCTGAACGCCGAGCAGGCCCAGGCCCACCGCAACGCCATGCGCAGCTTCGTGCTCGGTGGCGCTGAGCTCCAGGGCGAGGCCCGGGAGCGCTTTGCCTGGCTGCAGGAGCGCCAGGCCGAACTGGGGCAGAAGTTCAGTGAAAACGCGCTGGACGCCACCGATGCCTTCAGCCTCGTGGTCCCCGCCGAAGAGATGGCGGGTGTTCCTCCCGATGTGCTGCAGGCCACCTCGGCCGCGGCGCTGGCCGATGGTCAGGCGGGTCACAAGCTGACCCTCAAAATGCCCTGCTATCTGCCGGTGATGCAGTTTGCCCACAGCAGCGGATTGCGTGAAAAACTCTACCGGGCGTATGTCACACGCGCCAGCGACCAGGCGCCCGACGATGCCCAGCGCTTCGACAACGCGGCCATCATGGCCGAGCTGTTGGCGCTGCGTCACGAAGAGGCTCTGCTCCTGGGCCATCGTCACTATGCGGATGTGTCGCTGGTGCCCAAGATGGCCCAATCGCCCGAACAGGTGGTCAGCTTCCTCCGCGATCTGGGCCACAAAGCCCGCCCCTACGCCGAGCAAGACCTGGCCGATCTGCGCGTTTTCGCCAGCACCGAATTGGGGCTGAACGATCCACAAGCCTGGGACTGGCCCTACATCGGCGAAAAGCTCAAGGAAGCGCGTTACGCCTTCAGCGAGCAGGAAGTCAAACCCTACTTCACCGCGCCCAAGGTGCTGGCTGGCCTGTTCCAGATCGTTGAAACCCTGTTCGAGGTGGCGATCCGCCGCGACACGGCGCCGGTGTGGAACCCTGGCGTCGAGTTCTACCGCATCGAGCGCAACACCTCCGCGGGAACGCAGTTGGTGGGCCAGTTCTACCTGGATCCGGCCGCGCGCACCGGAAAGCGCGGCGGCGCCTGGATGGACGACGTGCGCGCCCGCTGGCTGCGACCGGACACCGGCGCACTGCAAACCCCGGTGGCGCACCTGGTCTGCAACTTCGCCGAAGGCGTGAACGGCAAGCCACCGCTGCTCACGCACGACGACGTGATCACCCTCTTCCACGAATTTGGTCACGGCCTGCACCACCTGCTGACGCAGGTGAACGAGCGTGACGTATCGGGCATCAGTGGTGTGGAATGGGACGCTGTCGAACTGCCCAGCCAGTTCATGGAAAACTTCTGCTGGGAATGGGACGTGCTCAAGCACATGACCGCCCATGTGGACACCGGCGAGCCGCTGCCCCGTGTGCTGTTCGACAAGATGCTCGCCGCCAAGAACTACCAGAGCGGCCTGCAGACGCTTCGCCAGGTGGAGTTCTCTTTGTTCGACATGCTGCTGCACAGCCAGACCCCGCCCGCCGACAGCGGCGAGGCCATCCTCGCGCTGCAGCAGCAGGTGCGCGACGAAGTCGCGGTGCTGCAGCCACCGGCCTACAGCCGCACGCCCCACACTTTCAGCCACATCTTTGCGGGCGGCTACTCCGCCGGTTATTACAGCTACAAGTGGGCCGAGGTGCTGTCGGCAGACGCTTACGCGGCCTTCGAGGAAGCCGCGAAAGCCGGCGGTCACAGCACGCTGGACGTCGCCACCGGTCGCCGGTACCGTGAGGCCATTCTGGAAGCGGGCGGCAGCCGTCCCGCCATGGAGTCGTTCAAGGCTTTTCGCGGCCGTGAGCCGGGCATCGACGCCTTGTTGCGTCACCAGGGCATGGCATGA
- a CDS encoding RlmE family RNA methyltransferase gives MKVKTKSKKVNKAWLNDHVNDPYVKLASREGYRARAAYKLKEIDETLGLIRPGDCVVDLGSTPGAWSQYTRRRLSPQGAAVGALHGHILALDLLPMEPVEGVHFIQGDFREPAVLAELEQALIDRGIQAVDVVVSDMAPNLSGIGSADAARIIDLVELAVDFSVKHLKPSGSLVVKLFHGGAYDPMVALFRQTFKVVKPFKPKASRDKSSETFLVGMGLKN, from the coding sequence ATGAAAGTCAAAACGAAGAGCAAGAAGGTCAACAAGGCGTGGTTGAACGACCACGTCAACGACCCTTACGTCAAGCTCGCCAGTCGCGAGGGCTACCGCGCACGAGCCGCCTACAAGCTCAAGGAGATCGACGAAACCCTGGGTTTGATCCGTCCCGGTGATTGTGTGGTCGACCTGGGCTCGACGCCAGGCGCCTGGAGCCAGTACACCCGCCGCAGGCTGAGCCCGCAGGGCGCAGCGGTCGGAGCGCTGCACGGGCACATCCTGGCGCTGGACCTGCTCCCAATGGAGCCGGTGGAGGGTGTGCACTTCATCCAGGGCGACTTTCGCGAGCCGGCTGTGCTGGCCGAGCTGGAGCAGGCCCTGATCGACCGTGGCATCCAGGCGGTGGACGTCGTGGTGTCCGACATGGCCCCCAATCTGTCCGGCATCGGATCCGCCGACGCGGCCCGCATCATCGACTTGGTGGAGCTGGCGGTCGATTTTTCGGTCAAACACCTCAAGCCGAGCGGTTCGCTGGTGGTCAAGCTGTTCCATGGGGGGGCTTACGACCCGATGGTGGCGCTGTTTCGCCAGACCTTCAAGGTGGTCAAACCGTTCAAGCCCAAGGCTTCGCGCGACAAGTCTTCTGAAACCTTTCTGGTGGGCATGGGTCTTAAAAATTGA
- a CDS encoding TrbC/VirB2 family protein, translated as MNPIFLKSIASHFRVLINVFLIALLFASESANAAGFVDACNNVTGFFENFETILKVASISIVTIAIVFAGYQIAFAHKRLSDVAPILIGGLLIGGAATISGWFVADWQANTGANNTCAVNTQ; from the coding sequence ATGAATCCTATTTTTTTGAAATCTATTGCAAGCCACTTTCGGGTGCTCATTAATGTTTTTTTGATTGCATTGTTGTTTGCCTCTGAATCGGCGAATGCAGCCGGCTTTGTTGATGCATGCAATAATGTTACCGGGTTTTTTGAAAATTTTGAAACAATACTGAAAGTTGCTTCGATTTCAATCGTTACGATCGCGATCGTGTTTGCTGGATATCAAATCGCATTTGCTCACAAACGGTTGTCCGATGTGGCTCCGATTTTGATTGGAGGTTTGTTGATTGGTGGGGCTGCCACTATTTCTGGATGGTTTGTTGCGGATTGGCAGGCTAACACTGGTGCAAACAACACGTGCGCGGTTAATACTCAGTGA
- the ftsH gene encoding ATP-dependent zinc metalloprotease FtsH has protein sequence MNNQWFSKIAVWMVIAMVLFTVFKQFDGRTSAGAGTVGYSEFLDLVKSGGLKSATIQEGQGGTEIVAVTQDDRRVRTTATYLDRGLVGDLINNNVKFDVRPREEGSLLMTLLVSWGPMLLLIGVWIYFMRQMQGGGKGGAFSFGKSKARMLDENNNTVTFADVAGCDEAKEEVKEVVDFLKDPAKFQKLGGRIPRGLLLVGPPGTGKTLLAKGIAGEAKVPFFSISGSDFVEMFVGVGAARVRDMFENAKKNAPCIIFIDEIDAVGRQRGAGLGGGNDEREQTLNQMLVEMDGFETNLGVIVVAATNRPDILDAALLRPGRFDRQVYVTLPDIRGREQILNVHMRKVPLGTDVNPSVIARGTPGMSGADLANLCNEAALMAARRNARVVEMQDFEKAKDKIFMGPERKSMVMPEEERKNTAYHEAGHALIGKLMPKCDPVHKVTIIPRGRALGVTMSLPAQDRYSYDKDYMLNQISMLFGGRIAEEVFMNQMTTGASNDFERATSIARDMVMRYGMTDALGPMVYAENEGEVFLGRSVTKTTNMSEQTMQKVDAEVRRIIDQQYKLARDLIEEHSDKMHAMAKALLEWETIDAEQIDDIMAGKPPRPPKDWTPRNPSVGGGGSGGTPAVTPDPAPNAA, from the coding sequence TTGAACAACCAGTGGTTCTCGAAAATCGCCGTGTGGATGGTCATCGCCATGGTGCTTTTCACTGTTTTCAAGCAGTTTGATGGTCGCACCTCTGCGGGTGCCGGCACTGTGGGGTATTCCGAATTCCTCGACTTGGTCAAATCTGGCGGGCTCAAATCCGCCACCATCCAAGAAGGGCAAGGCGGTACCGAAATCGTGGCCGTCACCCAAGACGACCGCCGGGTGCGCACCACCGCCACCTACCTCGACCGCGGGTTGGTGGGTGACTTGATCAACAACAACGTGAAGTTCGATGTGCGCCCCCGTGAAGAGGGCTCGCTGCTGATGACTCTGCTCGTGAGTTGGGGCCCGATGCTGCTGTTGATCGGGGTGTGGATCTATTTCATGCGCCAGATGCAGGGCGGCGGCAAGGGCGGGGCGTTCAGCTTCGGCAAGAGCAAGGCCCGCATGCTCGACGAAAACAACAACACCGTGACTTTCGCCGACGTGGCCGGTTGCGACGAGGCCAAGGAAGAAGTGAAGGAGGTCGTGGACTTCCTGAAAGATCCAGCCAAGTTCCAGAAGCTGGGCGGGCGGATTCCGCGCGGCCTGCTGCTGGTTGGCCCTCCCGGCACAGGCAAGACCTTGCTGGCCAAGGGCATCGCGGGCGAAGCCAAGGTGCCGTTTTTCAGCATTTCGGGCTCTGACTTCGTGGAAATGTTCGTGGGTGTGGGTGCGGCCCGTGTGCGCGACATGTTCGAGAACGCCAAGAAGAACGCTCCCTGCATCATCTTCATTGATGAAATTGATGCGGTTGGTCGCCAGCGCGGTGCTGGCCTGGGCGGCGGCAACGACGAGCGCGAACAGACATTGAACCAGATGCTGGTCGAGATGGACGGTTTCGAGACCAACCTGGGGGTGATCGTGGTGGCCGCCACCAACCGCCCGGACATCCTGGACGCCGCCTTGCTGCGCCCGGGCCGTTTCGACCGCCAAGTCTATGTGACGCTGCCCGACATCCGCGGCCGCGAGCAGATCTTGAACGTGCACATGCGCAAGGTGCCCCTGGGCACCGACGTGAACCCGAGCGTGATCGCGCGGGGCACGCCCGGCATGAGTGGTGCCGATCTGGCCAACCTTTGCAATGAAGCAGCCTTGATGGCCGCGCGCCGCAACGCACGCGTGGTCGAAATGCAGGACTTCGAGAAGGCCAAGGACAAGATCTTCATGGGCCCCGAACGCAAGAGCATGGTGATGCCCGAGGAAGAGCGAAAGAACACCGCTTACCACGAAGCTGGTCATGCGCTCATTGGCAAACTGATGCCCAAATGCGATCCCGTGCACAAGGTCACCATCATCCCGCGCGGTCGCGCGCTGGGTGTGACCATGAGCCTGCCCGCTCAGGATCGCTACAGCTACGACAAAGACTACATGCTGAACCAGATCAGCATGCTCTTTGGTGGCCGTATTGCCGAAGAAGTGTTCATGAACCAGATGACCACCGGCGCTTCGAACGATTTCGAGCGCGCCACCTCCATCGCCCGTGACATGGTGATGCGCTACGGCATGACCGATGCGCTGGGCCCGATGGTGTACGCCGAGAATGAGGGTGAGGTGTTTCTGGGTCGTTCGGTGACCAAGACCACCAACATGAGCGAGCAGACCATGCAGAAGGTGGACGCCGAGGTACGGCGCATCATCGATCAGCAATACAAGCTGGCACGTGATCTGATCGAAGAGCACAGTGACAAGATGCACGCCATGGCCAAGGCCCTGCTTGAATGGGAGACCATCGACGCTGAGCAGATCGACGACATCATGGCCGGCAAGCCCCCGCGTCCGCCGAAGGACTGGACGCCACGCAATCCGTCTGTGGGGGGAGGAGGCAGTGGCGGTACACCAGCCGTGACGCCTGATCCAGCGCCGAACGCGGCCTGA
- a CDS encoding YhbY family RNA-binding protein, with amino-acid sequence MPQITLTPAQRKVHRADAHHLDPVVLVGGDGLSPSVKKEIDGALKAHGLIKVRVFSDDRAAREAMLQTLADELDAAPIQHIGKLLVLWRPVPEKEKAVDEDRMPGPRDVKVLKFSSRGGQRPEVKVVRVLGNQRLTPGGQVKRAKVLKKSIKKSAR; translated from the coding sequence ATGCCCCAGATCACACTCACTCCCGCCCAGCGCAAAGTCCACCGCGCCGATGCCCACCACCTTGATCCCGTCGTCCTCGTTGGCGGCGATGGCTTGAGCCCCTCGGTCAAGAAGGAAATCGACGGTGCACTCAAGGCCCACGGCCTGATCAAGGTCCGCGTCTTCAGCGACGACCGCGCTGCTCGCGAGGCCATGCTGCAAACACTCGCCGACGAACTCGACGCCGCGCCCATCCAGCACATTGGCAAGCTGCTGGTGCTCTGGCGCCCGGTGCCCGAGAAGGAGAAAGCGGTGGACGAAGACCGCATGCCCGGCCCGCGCGACGTGAAGGTGCTGAAGTTCAGCAGCCGTGGCGGCCAGCGCCCTGAAGTGAAGGTGGTGCGAGTGCTGGGCAACCAGCGCCTGACCCCCGGCGGACAGGTCAAGCGCGCCAAGGTTCTGAAAAAGAGCATCAAGAAAAGCGCTCGCTGA
- a CDS encoding lytic transglycosylase domain-containing protein, which translates to MVLMLECPDLSVPKEVMQHVVHVESSRNPFAIGVVGGYLARQPKSLDEALAAVRQLKEEGYNFSVGIAQVNRYNLAKYGLNTYADAFDVCSNLRAGSRILRECYDRAQDWGKAFSCYYSGNFATGFEHGYVQKIFASMRKVQYGLVSQGEPVRIIPYNNSPRKLAREDNVPLSGVGTASGASIARVAATTGQTTTYPEPHAIRKYQPSTPLSMTAAALANAQVPSGPSSRQSAGVETAENRPAIPVPGPGAVMPDSNKSRSDGLNGIPTQVVGVNGDPYQTRLLPPASTGLPADKLPLPDLNAPLSPVAGGGRKSEKFSASSAVAARKGGSLLHSIESSGKPGNTAEGASDGDTPSLRESATPSDRSFVF; encoded by the coding sequence ATGGTTCTCATGCTGGAATGCCCCGATCTTTCGGTTCCCAAAGAAGTGATGCAGCACGTGGTTCACGTCGAGTCATCACGGAATCCCTTCGCTATTGGCGTTGTGGGCGGGTATCTTGCGCGCCAGCCCAAAAGCCTTGACGAAGCGCTGGCTGCGGTTCGCCAGCTGAAGGAAGAGGGCTACAACTTCTCGGTCGGCATCGCTCAGGTCAATCGCTATAACCTGGCGAAATACGGCTTGAATACCTACGCCGATGCATTCGACGTCTGCTCCAACCTCAGAGCGGGCTCCAGAATTCTTCGCGAGTGTTACGACCGAGCCCAAGATTGGGGCAAAGCCTTCAGCTGCTACTACTCCGGAAACTTTGCCACCGGGTTTGAGCATGGCTACGTTCAAAAAATCTTTGCGTCCATGCGCAAGGTTCAGTACGGCCTTGTGTCCCAAGGGGAGCCGGTCAGGATCATTCCCTACAACAACAGTCCGCGAAAACTGGCTCGTGAAGACAACGTGCCCCTGAGCGGTGTTGGGACTGCCTCCGGTGCATCAATTGCGCGAGTTGCTGCAACCACGGGGCAGACCACCACCTACCCTGAGCCGCATGCGATCCGCAAATACCAGCCCTCGACGCCGCTGTCCATGACCGCCGCCGCGCTGGCCAACGCTCAGGTGCCTTCAGGGCCATCGTCAAGACAGAGCGCGGGCGTCGAAACAGCCGAAAACCGCCCTGCCATACCCGTTCCTGGGCCGGGTGCTGTCATGCCGGACTCAAACAAGTCCCGATCCGATGGATTGAACGGCATCCCGACGCAAGTGGTGGGCGTCAACGGCGACCCATATCAAACACGCTTGCTGCCACCTGCCAGTACAGGCTTGCCCGCAGACAAGCTTCCATTGCCTGACTTGAACGCGCCCTTGTCCCCCGTTGCAGGTGGTGGGCGTAAGTCAGAGAAATTCAGTGCATCCAGCGCCGTGGCCGCTCGAAAAGGCGGCAGCTTGTTGCACTCCATCGAGTCTTCAGGGAAACCTGGAAACACTGCTGAAGGCGCGTCCGACGGCGATACACCCAGTCTGCGAGAAAGCGCAACGCCCTCGGACAGATCATTTGTGTTTTAG